Proteins from one Thermococcus sp. M36 genomic window:
- a CDS encoding aspartate/glutamate racemase family protein produces the protein MYGWRGRLGLIVPSSNTTMEMELHSVLPDGVSLHTARVPLKNVSEDELIKMNSLAVEAARLLADAGVELILYGCTSGSFIGGKDYERELEARIEDEVNVPVVSTSTAVVEALKVLDARDILVITPYTEEINLREKEFLEAHDFNVLDIRGLGIEDNTQIGKLEPHEAYRLAKASFMDEADAIFISCTNLRTFEIIEPLEDDLGIPVVTSNQASLWLALREMDVMERIPELGRLFVEF, from the coding sequence ATGTACGGATGGAGGGGCAGGCTCGGTCTTATCGTGCCCTCATCAAACACGACCATGGAGATGGAGCTCCACTCGGTTCTCCCGGACGGTGTTTCCCTGCATACGGCCAGGGTTCCGCTTAAAAATGTCAGCGAGGACGAACTGATAAAGATGAACTCCCTCGCCGTTGAAGCGGCAAGGCTTCTGGCGGACGCCGGGGTGGAGCTTATACTCTACGGCTGCACCAGCGGCTCCTTCATAGGTGGGAAGGACTACGAGAGGGAGCTTGAGGCGAGGATAGAGGACGAGGTCAACGTGCCCGTCGTGAGCACCAGCACGGCTGTGGTTGAGGCCCTCAAGGTTCTCGATGCTAGGGATATACTCGTGATAACCCCCTATACGGAGGAGATAAACCTCCGTGAGAAGGAGTTCTTGGAGGCCCATGACTTCAACGTCCTTGACATAAGGGGGCTGGGTATAGAGGACAACACCCAGATTGGAAAGCTTGAGCCCCACGAGGCCTACCGCTTGGCCAAGGCCAGCTTCATGGACGAGGCAGATGCGATATTCATAAGCTGTACGAACCTGCGGACGTTTGAGATAATAGAGCCCCTTGAGGACGACCTCGGCATCCCCGTCGTCACGAGCAACCAGGCCTCTCTGTGGCTGGCCCTGCGCGAGATGGACGTGATGGAGAGGAT
- a CDS encoding nitroreductase family protein, whose translation MELDDAIMNRTSVRHFLDRQVPDEHVRALIEAAMRAPTASGLENWLFVVFRSDEARDKIYRLIGEGMEAYYRAVNLPEEKIEKLRERIYRDGMFRAPVYIAVFIDRRVRFLKGEEFDELEFLWSVESAAMAIQNLMLKAVELGLGTVYIGVTNFEDIEEEVRELAGLDENYYLVGLIPVGYPRGEVKPRKRRKGLEDVTRFI comes from the coding sequence GTGGAGCTGGACGATGCCATAATGAACAGAACGTCCGTAAGGCATTTCCTCGACAGGCAGGTTCCGGACGAGCATGTCCGGGCCCTTATAGAGGCCGCCATGCGGGCGCCGACGGCAAGCGGGCTTGAGAACTGGCTTTTTGTGGTTTTTCGGAGCGATGAGGCAAGGGACAAGATATACCGTCTCATAGGGGAGGGCATGGAGGCGTACTACCGGGCCGTCAACCTGCCGGAGGAGAAGATAGAAAAGCTCAGGGAAAGGATTTACAGGGACGGGATGTTCAGGGCCCCTGTTTACATAGCAGTCTTCATTGACAGGCGCGTCCGCTTCCTTAAGGGGGAGGAGTTCGACGAGCTGGAGTTCCTCTGGAGCGTCGAGAGCGCTGCCATGGCGATCCAGAACCTCATGCTGAAGGCAGTGGAGCTCGGCCTCGGGACGGTCTATATCGGGGTCACGAACTTTGAGGACATAGAGGAAGAGGTTCGCGAGCTCGCGGGCCTCGACGAAAACTACTACCTGGTGGGCCTGATTCCCGTCGGATATCCGAGGGGCGAGGTGAAGCCGCGGAAGAGGCGGAAAGGCCTCGAAGATGTAACCCGGTTCATCTAA
- the thiI gene encoding tRNA uracil 4-sulfurtransferase ThiI produces MNVVIVRYGEIGTKSRQTRRWFENILMNNIREALVSEEIGFKKVEAKHGRVLVRTNKANEAVEVLTRVFGIVSLSPAMEVEAEMEKINKTALKLFRKKKRELGLEKPSFRVTARRITKEFPLKSPEIQAKVGEYILENEESRVDLHEYDIEVGVELMEGKAYIYVDKVRAWGGLPIGTQGKVVALLSGGIDSPVAAFLMMKRGVEVIPVHIYMGEQTLEKVRRIWNQLKKYHYGGKGELIVVKPKERERIIQKLKELKKDKYTCVFCKYMMVRNADRIAREFGAKGIVMGDSLGQVASQTLENMYIVSQASDLPIYRPLIGMDKEEIVGIAKKIGTFELSTLPEDEIPFIPKHPVIRGSWEEFRKLYRAIFGEEPRKKEC; encoded by the coding sequence ATGAACGTCGTTATAGTCCGCTACGGCGAGATAGGTACGAAGTCCAGACAGACGCGGAGATGGTTCGAGAACATCCTCATGAACAACATCCGTGAGGCTCTGGTTAGCGAGGAGATCGGGTTCAAGAAGGTCGAGGCCAAACACGGCCGCGTTCTCGTCAGGACTAACAAGGCAAATGAAGCCGTTGAAGTCCTCACGAGGGTTTTCGGAATAGTCTCCCTCTCGCCCGCAATGGAAGTCGAGGCCGAAATGGAGAAAATAAACAAAACCGCCCTCAAGCTCTTCAGGAAGAAGAAGCGCGAGCTTGGCCTCGAAAAGCCTAGCTTCCGCGTTACCGCGAGAAGGATAACCAAGGAGTTCCCGCTCAAGAGCCCTGAGATACAGGCGAAGGTCGGGGAATACATCCTTGAGAACGAGGAAAGCAGGGTTGACCTGCACGAGTACGACATCGAGGTCGGTGTCGAGTTGATGGAGGGAAAGGCCTACATTTACGTGGACAAGGTGAGGGCCTGGGGAGGCCTGCCGATAGGGACGCAGGGAAAAGTGGTCGCACTGCTCAGCGGCGGCATAGACTCGCCGGTGGCGGCTTTCCTCATGATGAAGAGGGGCGTTGAGGTCATCCCAGTCCACATCTACATGGGCGAGCAGACCCTTGAGAAAGTGCGCAGGATATGGAACCAGCTCAAGAAGTACCACTACGGCGGAAAGGGCGAGCTGATAGTGGTTAAGCCCAAGGAGCGCGAGAGAATTATTCAAAAGCTCAAGGAGCTGAAGAAAGACAAGTATACCTGCGTCTTCTGCAAGTACATGATGGTGAGGAACGCTGACAGGATTGCGAGGGAGTTTGGGGCGAAGGGGATAGTCATGGGCGACTCCCTCGGCCAGGTCGCCAGCCAGACGCTTGAGAACATGTACATCGTCAGCCAGGCGAGCGATTTACCGATTTACAGGCCGCTCATCGGCATGGACAAAGAGGAGATAGTGGGAATAGCGAAAAAGATAGGCACATTTGAGCTGTCAACTCTCCCCGAAGACGAGATACCCTTCATCCCCAAGCACCCCGTCATAAGGGGCTCCTGGGAGGAATTCCGGAAGCTCTACAGAGCCATCTTTGGGGAGGAGCCAAGAAAAAAAGAGTGCTGA
- a CDS encoding DUF998 domain-containing protein, which yields MDLTKLSARLSLALPLIFVMGLLLVMSRNPWFSFTGNALSDMGSIRNPVNYYFNGFLMAFAAVGFIAAAGAFRNGLSYLMPLAMVFLFLVGVFPEEYAPHAPSAVLFYVLALADIAIIGIKLGRSGASVGYIWSILAVFTFGLMLYLVKARVFKGLAIPELVGASTILAWFVYVGMLQLRSQP from the coding sequence ATGGACCTCACTAAGCTCTCCGCACGCCTGTCTCTCGCCCTGCCTCTGATATTCGTGATGGGTCTGCTGCTGGTGATGAGCCGGAACCCGTGGTTCTCCTTCACGGGGAACGCCCTCAGCGACATGGGTTCGATAAGGAACCCGGTAAACTACTACTTCAACGGCTTCCTGATGGCCTTCGCGGCCGTGGGCTTTATCGCGGCGGCCGGTGCCTTTAGAAACGGCCTGAGCTACCTGATGCCGCTCGCGATGGTATTCCTGTTCCTCGTGGGAGTCTTCCCGGAGGAGTACGCGCCCCATGCACCGTCAGCAGTACTCTTCTACGTCCTCGCACTGGCGGACATAGCCATCATCGGAATAAAACTCGGCCGTTCGGGTGCCTCTGTCGGCTACATCTGGTCCATCCTGGCCGTCTTTACGTTCGGCCTGATGCTATACCTCGTTAAGGCGAGAGTTTTCAAAGGGCTGGCGATCCCGGAGCTTGTAGGGGCTTCCACGATACTGGCGTGGTTCGTCTACGTGGGGATGCTCCAGCTCCGTTCCCAACCTTAA
- a CDS encoding 7-cyano-7-deazaguanine synthase, with amino-acid sequence MKAVALLSSGIDSPVAVYLMLRKGLEVTPVHFRQSSRKESKAIELYEILKRYGKLNEPVIVDAYEEQAPVFSKLAEIGKAKWTCLFCKWTMVRRACRVGREIGARAIVTGDSLGQVASQTLDNLMIISSASDLPVMRPLIGMDKEEIVRIAKEIGTFEVSIEPEEPCPFVPRHPVVRGSLGEFLRIKAKLAEEGLL; translated from the coding sequence ATGAAGGCCGTCGCACTCCTCAGTTCTGGCATCGACTCACCGGTCGCGGTATACCTCATGCTCAGAAAGGGGCTGGAGGTAACACCGGTCCACTTCAGGCAGAGCTCCAGAAAGGAATCCAAGGCAATTGAGCTCTATGAGATTCTTAAGCGCTACGGGAAACTCAACGAGCCGGTAATAGTTGACGCCTACGAGGAGCAGGCGCCGGTCTTTTCAAAGCTGGCCGAGATTGGAAAGGCCAAATGGACATGCCTCTTCTGCAAGTGGACGATGGTGCGGAGGGCGTGCAGGGTTGGCCGTGAGATAGGCGCAAGGGCTATAGTAACCGGCGACTCCCTCGGTCAAGTCGCCAGCCAGACCCTCGACAACCTGATGATAATAAGCTCCGCCAGTGATCTACCAGTCATGAGGCCGCTCATAGGGATGGACAAGGAGGAGATAGTGAGGATCGCGAAGGAGATAGGGACGTTTGAGGTGAGCATCGAGCCAGAGGAGCCCTGTCCCTTCGTACCGAGGCATCCGGTGGTCAGAGGCTCTTTAGGGGAGTTCCTGAGGATAAAGGCAAAACTGGCGGAGGAAGGCCTTCTCTGA
- a CDS encoding cysteine synthase family protein encodes MYFAKLEFFNPFSRSIKDRAVFNMLMKAQERGDINGTALFEATSGNVGISMAALSNVFGVKFRAYLPKPTPKATQVLLRVLGAEVVMTEFETIDPSMVRYVQEEARKAGAVNLNQFENDDNFDAHYRFTAREIDEQLKSIGRTPDIIIAGIGTSGHIAGLAKYFKERYDTKVVGVVPAKGEKIPGIKRLETRPKWYFEVEVDRVVEVTRKEAVEGAVRVARSDGLLIGLSSGAVVKAYEEVSGEFGEGTYVLVFPDDGFKYVEVFESYLGM; translated from the coding sequence ATGTATTTTGCCAAGCTAGAGTTCTTTAACCCCTTCAGCAGGAGCATCAAGGACAGAGCTGTTTTTAACATGCTTATGAAGGCCCAAGAGCGCGGGGACATCAACGGCACGGCCCTTTTTGAAGCCACGTCCGGCAATGTGGGCATCTCTATGGCGGCACTCAGCAACGTCTTTGGGGTGAAGTTCAGGGCGTACCTGCCCAAACCGACGCCCAAAGCGACGCAGGTTCTCCTGAGGGTTCTTGGTGCAGAGGTCGTCATGACCGAGTTTGAGACAATAGACCCCTCTATGGTTCGCTACGTCCAGGAAGAGGCCAGGAAGGCAGGAGCCGTGAACCTGAACCAGTTCGAAAACGACGACAACTTCGACGCCCACTACCGCTTCACTGCAAGGGAGATAGACGAGCAGCTGAAGAGCATAGGCAGAACCCCCGACATCATCATAGCCGGCATAGGGACGTCCGGACACATAGCCGGGCTCGCCAAGTACTTCAAGGAGCGCTACGACACCAAGGTAGTCGGCGTTGTCCCTGCGAAGGGCGAGAAGATCCCCGGAATCAAGCGCCTTGAGACGAGGCCCAAGTGGTACTTTGAGGTCGAGGTGGACAGGGTCGTGGAGGTAACGAGGAAGGAGGCCGTGGAGGGCGCCGTCCGTGTCGCCAGGAGCGACGGCCTGCTCATAGGTCTGAGCTCAGGGGCAGTTGTAAAGGCCTACGAGGAGGTCTCTGGAGAGTTTGGAGAGGGTACCTACGTCCTGGTCTTCCCGGACGACGGGTTTAAATACGTGGAGGTCTTTGAGAGCTACCTGGGGATGTGA
- a CDS encoding DUF257 family protein — translation MHELIESLVFDYADMIRPGELVLVEYTSREPVYLLFQIITEYARSRNVPLIVVDILDGLHVMKSQLRFAGIDTSPIDEIPVLKVGGKVDTGRVFSKVEETAEIAVFKRQFMNALKRIREEFGDIPFIRIVVGTSELLQLLERDPPKMEEFFAGLIRPLVGNPYTRGVVFINRKRVCSRGLKEAEEISTRVLETRAECGKLTIRVVKSIYFEEYKAEVQLDPCTLRERLASGGE, via the coding sequence ATGCATGAACTCATTGAGAGCCTTGTGTTCGATTACGCTGACATGATACGGCCGGGGGAGCTCGTCCTTGTCGAGTACACCTCTAGGGAGCCCGTGTATCTGCTCTTTCAAATCATCACAGAGTACGCGAGAAGCAGGAACGTGCCCCTCATCGTGGTGGACATCCTCGACGGTCTCCATGTCATGAAGAGCCAGCTCAGGTTCGCCGGGATTGACACGTCTCCCATCGATGAAATTCCTGTTCTCAAGGTCGGGGGGAAAGTTGACACCGGCAGGGTGTTCTCAAAGGTGGAGGAGACGGCCGAGATTGCAGTATTCAAAAGGCAGTTCATGAACGCACTCAAGAGGATACGCGAGGAGTTCGGTGACATCCCGTTCATACGGATCGTCGTTGGAACCTCTGAACTGCTCCAGCTGCTTGAGAGGGATCCCCCTAAGATGGAGGAGTTCTTCGCGGGCCTTATCCGCCCCCTCGTCGGGAACCCCTACACCAGGGGCGTGGTCTTCATAAACCGAAAGAGGGTCTGCAGCAGGGGACTGAAAGAGGCCGAGGAGATATCAACCCGCGTGCTAGAAACTAGGGCAGAGTGCGGCAAGCTCACGATAAGGGTTGTTAAGTCCATATACTTCGAAGAGTACAAGGCGGAGGTTCAGCTCGATCCGTGCACGCTCCGGGAGCGCCTGGCATCGGGAGGTGAGTGA
- a CDS encoding DUF257 family protein, with the protein MVIKRSVPEAVESIRGIEPGEAVVVEYTSRDPVHLAVSLPLMMAEGGVKVVVNDVLDQLHVIRAHLRILGIRTDWMDSLPVIKFGGTLPVGNVIKRISILKPAPVWSREYENTLASIPGLKLIVTLGIEKMINVRSDLPASTVCRTTGASSLGAEDKIKVTFVNKDLLGESTLEDIRELATRVFRLEFQDARLILEVIKSPYMKNYGKRFSVEAEDLVKYLQAAAGDYLPR; encoded by the coding sequence TTGGTCATAAAGAGAAGCGTGCCTGAAGCCGTTGAGAGCATCAGGGGCATCGAACCGGGGGAGGCCGTCGTCGTGGAGTACACCTCTCGCGACCCGGTTCACCTGGCGGTTTCACTGCCCCTCATGATGGCAGAAGGGGGAGTGAAGGTCGTTGTCAACGACGTCCTGGACCAGCTCCACGTAATCCGCGCCCACCTGAGGATACTCGGAATCCGGACAGACTGGATGGACAGTCTGCCTGTCATCAAGTTCGGAGGAACGCTACCCGTTGGAAACGTCATCAAGAGGATAAGCATACTGAAACCCGCCCCCGTCTGGAGCAGGGAGTACGAGAACACACTGGCCAGTATCCCCGGATTGAAGCTGATAGTAACGCTGGGCATTGAGAAGATGATAAACGTCAGATCCGACCTCCCGGCATCAACAGTGTGCCGCACGACAGGCGCCTCCTCCCTCGGGGCGGAGGACAAGATAAAGGTGACTTTCGTCAACAAGGATCTCCTGGGTGAGAGCACCCTGGAAGACATAAGGGAGCTGGCAACCAGGGTGTTCCGGCTGGAGTTCCAGGACGCAAGGCTGATCTTGGAGGTCATAAAATCCCCGTACATGAAGAACTACGGAAAAAGGTTCTCCGTAGAAGCTGAGGACCTCGTAAAATACCTACAGGCCGCCGCCGGTGATTACCTCCCCAGGTAG
- a CDS encoding acetate--CoA ligase family protein, producing the protein MKEEALKVIKEVLASGRTALVEYEAKQVLRAYGLPVPEEKLAKTLDEALRYAEEIGYPVAMKLMSPQILHKSDAKVVLLNIKTPEELKEKWELIHENARKYRPDAEILGVLIAPMLKVGREVIIGVTEDPQFGHALMFGLGGIFVEVLKDVTFRIIPITERDARKMIQEIKSYPILAGARGEEPADIDAIVNLLLKVSELVDDLRDYIKEMDLNPVFVYNEGEGAVIVDARIIVKAPQ; encoded by the coding sequence ATGAAGGAGGAAGCCCTCAAAGTTATTAAGGAAGTTCTGGCCTCTGGGAGGACGGCCCTTGTGGAGTACGAGGCAAAGCAGGTTCTCAGAGCGTACGGCCTCCCGGTTCCGGAGGAGAAGCTCGCAAAGACGCTTGATGAAGCCCTCCGGTACGCCGAGGAGATCGGCTACCCTGTTGCAATGAAGCTCATGTCGCCGCAGATTCTCCACAAGAGCGACGCCAAGGTGGTTCTCCTCAACATAAAGACACCGGAAGAGCTCAAGGAGAAGTGGGAGCTTATCCACGAGAACGCGCGCAAATACCGCCCAGACGCCGAGATACTCGGTGTCCTCATAGCCCCGATGCTCAAGGTCGGCAGGGAGGTAATCATCGGAGTTACGGAAGACCCGCAGTTTGGACATGCACTTATGTTCGGCCTCGGCGGCATCTTCGTCGAAGTTCTCAAGGACGTTACCTTCCGCATAATTCCGATAACCGAGCGCGACGCCAGGAAGATGATTCAGGAGATAAAGAGCTACCCGATTTTAGCGGGAGCGCGCGGTGAGGAGCCGGCGGACATAGACGCGATAGTGAACCTCCTCCTCAAGGTCAGCGAGCTCGTTGACGACCTCAGGGACTACATCAAGGAGATGGATCTCAACCCCGTCTTCGTGTACAACGAGGGCGAGGGAGCCGTCATAGTCGACGCAAGGATAATCGTAAAGGCGCCCCAGTGA
- a CDS encoding acetate--CoA ligase family protein, protein MAERIVEEMRPFFNPKAVAIIGATNKKGKVGNVIFENFRMNRERGIFKGNIYPVNPKLDEIDGYRVYKSVEELPEDTDLAVISIPAPFVPDTMRQIAKKGIKSVIIITGGFGELGEEGKKLEREILEIARENGIRVIGPNCVGVYVPDTGVDTVFLPENKMDRPKSGPIAFVSQSGAFAAAMLDWAAMADIGIGKMVSYGNKLDVDDADLMDYFIHDDSIKVVTFYIEGVKDGRKFIEAARRITLVKPVIALKSGRTEYGAKAASSHTGSLAGADTIYDAVFKQTGIIRAEDFEHMFDLAKAFAALKDKLPRGDRIGIITDGGGAGVMASDAVAKFGLKMADLSEDTIKFLRENFPPHAVPGNPTDVVGDTDAERYRIAIEGFVNDPNVDAILVIVLFQVPLLEEEKIIDILAEYQKKSDKPIVAVAMGGKKTDHYARILEERGVPVYPTPERGVRALAGLVRYAEYLRRGA, encoded by the coding sequence TCAAGGGCAACATCTACCCTGTGAACCCCAAGCTCGACGAGATTGACGGTTATAGGGTCTACAAGAGCGTTGAGGAGCTCCCTGAGGACACTGATCTGGCGGTCATCTCGATTCCGGCCCCGTTCGTTCCAGATACAATGAGGCAGATAGCGAAGAAGGGAATAAAGTCCGTCATCATCATCACCGGTGGCTTCGGTGAGCTCGGTGAGGAAGGGAAGAAGCTGGAGCGCGAGATACTTGAGATAGCGAGGGAGAACGGCATAAGGGTCATCGGTCCCAACTGCGTCGGTGTTTACGTCCCTGACACCGGCGTTGACACCGTCTTCCTGCCGGAGAACAAGATGGACAGGCCCAAGAGCGGGCCGATAGCCTTCGTCAGCCAGAGCGGTGCCTTTGCAGCTGCGATGCTCGACTGGGCAGCGATGGCAGACATCGGGATAGGCAAGATGGTCAGCTATGGCAACAAGCTCGACGTTGACGACGCAGATCTCATGGATTACTTCATCCACGACGACTCGATAAAAGTCGTCACATTCTACATTGAGGGCGTCAAGGACGGGAGGAAGTTCATAGAGGCCGCCAGGAGGATAACCCTGGTCAAGCCGGTCATAGCCCTCAAGAGCGGAAGGACGGAGTACGGCGCTAAGGCCGCATCGAGCCACACCGGTTCACTCGCTGGGGCGGACACGATTTACGACGCCGTCTTCAAGCAGACCGGAATAATCCGCGCCGAGGACTTCGAGCACATGTTCGACCTCGCCAAGGCCTTTGCCGCCCTCAAGGACAAGCTGCCGAGGGGTGACAGGATAGGAATAATCACCGACGGTGGCGGCGCTGGCGTCATGGCGAGTGACGCTGTTGCCAAGTTCGGACTCAAAATGGCCGATCTCAGCGAGGATACCATCAAGTTCCTCAGGGAGAACTTCCCGCCGCACGCGGTTCCTGGCAACCCGACCGACGTTGTCGGCGACACCGACGCCGAGAGGTACAGGATAGCCATCGAGGGCTTCGTGAACGACCCGAACGTTGATGCAATCCTCGTCATAGTCCTCTTCCAGGTTCCGCTCCTTGAAGAGGAGAAGATTATCGACATCCTCGCCGAGTACCAGAAGAAGAGCGACAAGCCGATAGTTGCCGTCGCCATGGGCGGCAAGAAGACCGATCACTACGCCCGCATCCTTGAGGAGAGGGGCGTTCCCGTTTACCCGACCCCTGAAAGGGGTGTCCGCGCTTTGGCGGGCCTCGTCAGGTATGCTGAATACCTCAGGAGGGGCGCCTAG